A segment of the Pseudoalteromonas sp. DL-6 genome:
GTAAATGACCGTGCGCCATAAGCATAAAGCGATTCGTATTGGCCGTCGTTATTTTTATCACCTTTTACTGTTGTAACTTTTAAGCGACCAATGTCGTTATCATCGTTATTTAAGTAATCAAAATTGGCTGCGAGAGCTAGATCTTCTACGCGGCTTTCATCTATATATGCCAAACACCCATCTTTAGCGTCATAATCAAGGCCGCCCTGAGCGATGCAATCAGCTTCATCGCTGGCATCAAAAAAGTATTCGCGTGCATCACCCTCGTTGGCAGATACAATAAAGTTGGCTCCTTTCCAACTAAAACTTGCAATTGTATCTGGCTGATACATGCCATATAAACCAGGGTATGATTTAAAGTTAACACCGCCGTCTTTGTCTGAAGCGTCAAATTGTAAGTTTGACCAATCTTTAAAACCGAGTCCTTTTAGCTCAAGGGAATTATCTTCAAGGTTGATGATGGCTAGAGCGTTATTTTCTTGAATAGAGACATAAGCGTATTTATTATCCTTGGAAATGCTCACATATTCTGGCTCTAAATCCATCGCAACCGTGGTATTTATTAAATTACCATTAATAGTACGTCCAGTAGGATTGGCAAACACTAAGCCCTGCGCTTCTAATTCTGCTTGCTTATTATTGTAAGCTTGAAAGTTTATGCTCAAAGCGGTATCGGCAATAGTGCCGTTATTGATATCGATAATGCTAATTGTGCCTTCGGGGTCGATACTGTAGTCGCCATTAGGTTCGCCTTCATTAGCAACCACTACTTTTGCACCATCATGACTAAATGCTACCATGTCGGGTAGGGCACCTACTGTTACATTTTTAATAAATACTGGTGTATCTCCGCTAATATTGTAAAACGCTATTTGGCCAGCTTCACCCACGCTTATAGCAGCCATTGCTACCGCTAATAATTGGTTATTCGCATCGATAGCTATGCTGTTTGCATCGCCAGGCGTATTTTCATTTAGAGAGAGCGTAATGGCAGAGGCTAAGTTGGTCGCAGTTACAATACCTTCGTTATCTTTTACTAATGCTGCAGTGTCGAACGTATCGGCAGGAATGATATTCACAACAGCTTCATCACCAGAGCTATTAATGGCATAAATCCATTTTTTAGAGGCTTGGTAGGCGACTATTTCAGCTGCTCCTTCCGGGCTTTGTGCATTGAGTACTGCGCGGCCAATAAGATTGATATTTAAAGCTGAATTTGCATTAGTGCCGTTTTCGCCATTATTACCCGCTGTACCTTGTACACCCTGTGCGCCATCTTGGCCGTCATCACCATCTAGTGAGCAACCAGTTAATAGTGATAGCAAAGAAAGGGCTATTATTGATTTGTTTAACATTATTGTTTTCCTTAGTG
Coding sequences within it:
- a CDS encoding choice-of-anchor I family protein, which codes for MLNKSIIALSLLSLLTGCSLDGDDGQDGAQGVQGTAGNNGENGTNANSALNINLIGRAVLNAQSPEGAAEIVAYQASKKWIYAINSSGDEAVVNIIPADTFDTAALVKDNEGIVTATNLASAITLSLNENTPGDANSIAIDANNQLLAVAMAAISVGEAGQIAFYNISGDTPVFIKNVTVGALPDMVAFSHDGAKVVVANEGEPNGDYSIDPEGTISIIDINNGTIADTALSINFQAYNNKQAELEAQGLVFANPTGRTINGNLINTTVAMDLEPEYVSISKDNKYAYVSIQENNALAIINLEDNSLELKGLGFKDWSNLQFDASDKDGGVNFKSYPGLYGMYQPDTIASFSWKGANFIVSANEGDAREYFFDASDEADCIAQGGLDYDAKDGCLAYIDESRVEDLALAANFDYLNNDDNDIGRLKVTTVKGDKNNDGQYESLYAYGARSFTIWDSNGLVVFDSGDQIARVTASVHGNAFNNNEDENKGDTRSDDKGAEPEALTLGEVGDRLFAFVGLERMGAIMVFDITNPYDVKFQDYFYNRGLEPSANISGDLAPEGMTFVPAAQSETNEALLIIGNEISGSIAVWEITTQ